In one Oculatellaceae cyanobacterium genomic region, the following are encoded:
- a CDS encoding RNA-binding protein: MSIYVGNLSYEVTEDDLNSVFAEYGTVKRVNLPNDRETGRPRGFAFVEMQTEDQETAAIEALDGAEWMGRDLKVNKAKPREDNRSGGGGGRPGGNRGGGYGNSSRGNDRRGDY; the protein is encoded by the coding sequence ATGTCGATTTATGTAGGTAATTTGTCTTACGAAGTTACAGAAGACGATCTTAACTCCGTGTTTGCAGAATACGGAACTGTTAAGCGCGTTAATTTACCCAACGACCGCGAAACGGGACGACCACGCGGGTTTGCTTTTGTAGAAATGCAAACAGAAGATCAAGAAACCGCAGCTATTGAAGCCTTGGATGGTGCAGAGTGGATGGGGCGTGATCTGAAAGTTAACAAAGCCAAACCTCGTGAAGATAACAGAAGCGGGGGCGGGGGTGGTCGCCCAGGTGGTAATCGCGGTGGCGGTTACGGAAATTCCTCCAGAGGAAACGACAGACGCGGCGACTATTAA
- the rpsU gene encoding 30S ribosomal protein S21: protein MTQIVLGDNEGIDSALRRFKREVSKAGILADVKKNRHFETPIEKRKRKAVAARRKKRFR, encoded by the coding sequence ATGACCCAAATAGTTTTAGGCGATAATGAAGGAATTGATTCTGCTTTACGTCGGTTCAAGCGCGAAGTATCTAAAGCAGGAATTCTAGCAGACGTAAAGAAAAATCGGCACTTTGAAACTCCCATAGAGAAACGCAAACGCAAGGCAGTTGCTGCTAGACGCAAAAAACGTTTCCGTTAG